A stretch of the Vagococcus xieshaowenii genome encodes the following:
- a CDS encoding prenyltransferase gives MSLKVFLELVEIKAKTASVLPFLIGLCFSWYNYGSLNIGYVIIYFIAMFIFNMAVDMLDNYNDYHKATDVHDYKEKTNIIGRENLDDKLVLKWMTVMIVVSAIMGIMLATKVGWPLLWMGMFCYFVGIFYSSGPKPLSSLPLGEVFSGFTMGFMISLICVYLNTYETFTWNWATIGAIAIISLPNTLWIANLMLANNLCDLDEDEKNNRFTLVHYIKRDGAKKLFVTLNILAFLAIIVAVLMGVAPWTMLLTLAIVPFVVKETKKLMAVQIKSQTFICAVKILAIGSFVQVVTFAVGMFN, from the coding sequence GTGTCTTTAAAAGTATTTTTAGAGTTAGTAGAAATAAAAGCCAAAACAGCGAGTGTGTTGCCATTTTTAATTGGATTATGTTTTAGTTGGTATAATTATGGCTCATTGAATATTGGTTATGTCATTATTTATTTCATTGCGATGTTTATTTTTAACATGGCAGTAGATATGCTGGATAATTATAATGATTATCATAAAGCAACAGATGTTCATGATTACAAAGAAAAAACTAATATTATTGGTCGTGAGAATTTAGATGATAAATTAGTTTTAAAATGGATGACGGTAATGATTGTTGTATCAGCGATTATGGGGATTATGTTAGCAACTAAAGTTGGATGGCCATTATTATGGATGGGCATGTTTTGTTATTTTGTTGGTATTTTTTATTCGTCAGGTCCTAAACCATTATCTAGTTTGCCATTAGGCGAAGTCTTTTCAGGGTTTACTATGGGATTCATGATATCTTTAATTTGTGTTTACTTAAATACATACGAAACATTCACTTGGAATTGGGCAACTATTGGCGCGATTGCCATTATTTCATTACCAAATACATTGTGGATTGCTAATTTAATGCTTGCTAATAACTTGTGCGATTTAGATGAAGATGAAAAGAATAATCGTTTCACGTTGGTTCATTATATAAAACGTGACGGAGCAAAGAAGTTATTTGTTACGTTAAATATTCTTGCCTTTTTAGCCATTATTGTTGCCGTGTTAATGGGGGTTGCACCATGGACAATGTTGTTAACATTAGCGATAGTACCTTTTGTTGTGAAAGAAACGAAAAAATTAATGGCGGTTCAAATTAAGTCACAAACGTTTATATGTGCAGTAAAAATTTTAGCTATTGGTTCGTTCGTTCAAGTAGTAACATTTGCTGTGGGCATGTTTAATTAG
- a CDS encoding M24 family metallopeptidase, whose protein sequence is MTLRIDTIKQPSLDNPHKKTMLTDETLQERKQKVLIAMNRQNISTLVIYADKEHGSNFEYLAGFIPRFEEALLIMTIEGHISYVLGNENANKASKARLTGKGIKCPVFSLPNQPMAQDKVLTDYLEEATWNTEGKVGLVGWKLLPASMQQTFDVPFMIVEALQAIVGNQRMINATGLMIDPAYGVRTTNNANELVHYEYGASLASDNLLNAMNHLAVGMSEFEVGHLLQSKGQYPTIVTISAFGERFEKANLYPTERKLSSGDKVALTVAYKGGLSSRCGYAVHSLEELEETDPGYLDEVVKPYMNAYFMWLEMIKIGTNGHDFYQTFDANYSKETYGWHLCPGHLVADEEWLSSPFFFGSKATVKNGMIFQIDFIPSQTYHHGVSAESTIAIADETLRKELQNTYPDFWKRVINRRVYIEEELGVQLSEEVVPLASTVGYLRPLMLDYTSAVTKK, encoded by the coding sequence ATGACATTAAGAATTGATACTATTAAACAACCTAGTTTAGATAATCCACATAAAAAGACAATGCTAACGGATGAAACATTACAAGAGCGAAAGCAAAAAGTTTTGATAGCGATGAATCGTCAAAATATTAGCACTTTAGTTATTTATGCTGATAAAGAGCATGGGAGTAACTTTGAATATTTAGCTGGTTTTATCCCGAGATTTGAAGAAGCTTTGTTAATTATGACAATTGAAGGGCATATTTCGTATGTTTTAGGAAATGAAAATGCTAATAAGGCAAGTAAAGCTCGATTAACTGGTAAGGGAATTAAATGTCCAGTTTTTTCATTACCCAATCAACCGATGGCACAAGATAAAGTCTTAACGGACTATCTAGAAGAGGCAACATGGAATACAGAAGGCAAAGTTGGTTTAGTTGGATGGAAGTTGCTTCCGGCATCAATGCAACAGACATTTGATGTACCGTTTATGATAGTGGAGGCACTACAAGCTATTGTAGGCAATCAACGTATGATAAATGCAACAGGTTTAATGATCGACCCAGCGTACGGTGTTAGAACGACTAATAACGCCAATGAACTGGTTCATTACGAATACGGTGCCTCACTAGCATCGGACAATCTATTAAATGCCATGAATCATTTGGCAGTAGGGATGAGTGAGTTTGAAGTTGGACATTTATTACAATCAAAAGGGCAGTACCCGACGATTGTGACGATTTCTGCATTTGGGGAACGTTTTGAGAAGGCGAATTTATATCCAACAGAGCGTAAATTGAGCAGTGGTGATAAAGTGGCGTTAACGGTCGCTTATAAAGGTGGTTTGAGTAGTCGATGTGGGTATGCTGTTCACTCACTTGAGGAATTAGAAGAAACAGATCCCGGTTATTTGGATGAAGTAGTAAAGCCGTATATGAATGCTTATTTCATGTGGTTAGAAATGATTAAAATAGGCACGAACGGTCATGATTTTTATCAAACATTTGACGCTAATTATTCAAAAGAAACGTATGGCTGGCATTTGTGCCCAGGACATTTAGTTGCTGACGAAGAATGGTTATCATCACCTTTCTTTTTTGGTTCTAAAGCAACGGTCAAAAATGGGATGATTTTTCAAATTGACTTTATTCCTTCACAAACTTATCATCATGGCGTATCGGCTGAAAGTACCATTGCAATCGCTGATGAAACATTAAGAAAAGAGTTGCAAAATACTTATCCTGACTTTTGGAAGCGAGTGATAAATCGTCGTGTATACATAGAAGAAGAGTTAGGGGTTCAACTGTCTGAAGAGGTTGTGCCATTGGCAAGTACCGTTGGCTATTTACGCCCATTAATGCTTGATTATACAAGTGCAGTAACAAAGAAATAA
- the glpK gene encoding glycerol kinase GlpK has protein sequence MTTDNFIMAIDQGTTSSRAIIYNKKGQQLASSQKEFTQYFPNDGWVEHDPNEIWNSVQSVIAGVFIESGVKPQQIAGIGITNQRETTVVWDKKSGKPIYNAIVWQSRQSSGIADQLKENGYSELFHSKTGLIIDSYFSATKVRWILDNVPGAQERADRGELLFGTIDTWLTWKLTDGGAHVTDYSNASRTMMFNIHELDWDDEILEIMNIPRSMLPKATSNSEVYGHTQGYHFFGSEVPISGMAGDQQAALFGQMAFEPGMVKNTYGTGSFIVMNTGEKPQLSKNNLLTTIGYGINGKVYYALEGSIFVAGSSIQWLRDGLKMMEKASESEEMAKRSENDDEVYVVPAFVGLGAPYWDQDARGSMFGLTRGTTKDDIVKATLQSIAYQVRDVIDTMQDDTGIKIPVLKVDGGAANNEYLMQFQSDIIGAPIQRASNLETTALGAAFLAGLAVGYWKDIDEIREFYEAGKMFEPEMADERRAYLYGGWKQAVAATRMFKPNEQ, from the coding sequence ATGACAACTGACAACTTTATTATGGCGATTGACCAAGGAACAACTAGTTCAAGAGCTATTATTTATAATAAAAAAGGACAACAACTTGCAAGTTCTCAAAAAGAGTTTACACAATACTTTCCAAATGACGGATGGGTAGAACATGATCCAAATGAAATCTGGAATTCTGTCCAATCAGTTATTGCTGGCGTATTTATTGAAAGCGGTGTTAAACCACAACAAATTGCAGGAATTGGGATTACTAACCAACGTGAAACGACAGTTGTTTGGGATAAAAAATCTGGAAAACCTATTTATAATGCGATTGTTTGGCAATCACGTCAATCTTCAGGCATAGCAGATCAATTAAAAGAAAATGGCTATAGTGAATTATTCCATAGTAAAACAGGATTAATTATTGATTCTTATTTTTCAGCGACTAAAGTACGTTGGATTTTAGATAATGTACCAGGGGCACAAGAGCGTGCGGATAGGGGAGAATTATTATTCGGAACTATCGACACATGGTTAACTTGGAAGTTAACAGATGGTGGAGCACATGTAACGGATTATTCTAACGCAAGTCGTACAATGATGTTCAATATTCATGAGCTAGATTGGGATGATGAAATTTTAGAAATCATGAACATTCCACGTTCAATGTTACCTAAAGCAACATCAAACTCTGAAGTTTATGGTCACACTCAAGGGTACCATTTTTTTGGTAGCGAAGTACCTATCTCAGGTATGGCAGGAGATCAGCAAGCAGCGTTATTCGGACAAATGGCTTTCGAACCAGGAATGGTGAAAAATACTTATGGTACTGGTTCATTTATCGTGATGAACACAGGAGAGAAACCACAATTATCAAAAAACAATTTATTAACGACTATTGGCTATGGTATCAATGGAAAAGTTTATTACGCACTAGAAGGTAGTATTTTTGTGGCAGGTTCATCTATTCAATGGTTGCGTGATGGACTAAAAATGATGGAAAAAGCAAGTGAATCAGAAGAAATGGCAAAACGTTCTGAAAATGATGACGAAGTTTATGTAGTACCTGCTTTTGTAGGATTGGGCGCTCCTTATTGGGATCAAGATGCTCGTGGTTCTATGTTTGGTTTAACTCGTGGAACAACAAAAGACGATATTGTTAAAGCAACACTACAATCTATTGCTTATCAAGTAAGAGATGTTATTGATACGATGCAAGATGATACAGGTATTAAAATTCCAGTTCTTAAAGTAGATGGTGGTGCTGCAAATAATGAATACTTAATGCAATTCCAATCAGATATTATTGGTGCACCAATCCAACGTGCATCTAACCTTGAGACAACGGCTCTAGGTGCTGCTTTCTTAGCTGGATTAGCTGTTGGATACTGGAAAGATATCGATGAAATTCGTGAATTTTATGAAGCAGGAAAAATGTTTGAACCAGAAATGGCTGACGAAAGACGTGCTTACTTATATGGCGGCTGGAAACAAGCTGTAGCTGCAACACGCATGTTTAAACCAAACGAGCAATAG
- the glpO gene encoding type 1 glycerol-3-phosphate oxidase encodes MVFSIKTRQETIGKLQSEELDLLIIGGGITGAGVAIQAAATGLKTGLIEMQDFSEGTSSRSTKLVHGGIRYLKNFDVEVVADTVTERAVVQNIAPHIPKPDPMLLPIYEGEGATTFDMFSVKVAMDLYDQLAGVTGTKYANYTLTPEEVLEREPFLKADGLKGAGVYLDFRNNDARLVIDNIKKAHEDGALLASKVKAVGFLYNENNQIIGVKARDLLTDEVFEIKAKLVINTAGPWVDKVRNLNFKRAVVPQMRPTKGVHLVVDAKKLPVPQPTYFDTGKHDGRMVFAIPREDKTYFGTTDTDYQGEFTEPRVTQEDVDYLLEVINYRYPNANITLADIESSWAGLRPLLSGNAGSDYNGGDNGKISDLSFNKVIEVVTNYKENKVDRLDVEEVLNNLESSLEEKTTSPSSVSRGSHLEREEDGLITLSGGKITDYRKMAEGAMNLILETLSTGYDLNFEQVNSKEYALSGGEFDASKVEETVEANAKVGIESGLSKEEATYIADYYGMNSLKIFAIAKEIKPFEGLSLAESARLTYALEEEMVLTPADYLVRRTNHVLFKRDGLDAITEPVINAMANYFNWDETEKVQQIEEFATILAESDLKHLKEEE; translated from the coding sequence ATGGTCTTTTCAATCAAAACACGTCAAGAAACAATTGGTAAATTACAATCAGAAGAACTAGATTTATTAATTATCGGTGGAGGAATTACAGGTGCAGGTGTTGCTATTCAAGCAGCAGCTACTGGTCTAAAAACTGGTTTAATCGAAATGCAAGACTTTTCTGAAGGAACTTCTTCTCGTTCAACTAAGCTAGTACATGGAGGTATCCGTTATTTAAAAAACTTCGATGTGGAAGTAGTTGCTGATACAGTCACTGAACGAGCAGTTGTTCAAAATATTGCGCCTCATATTCCCAAACCTGATCCAATGTTACTACCTATTTATGAAGGCGAAGGCGCGACAACCTTCGATATGTTCTCTGTAAAAGTGGCAATGGATTTATATGATCAATTAGCTGGTGTAACAGGAACTAAATATGCTAATTATACATTAACACCTGAAGAAGTCCTTGAACGCGAGCCATTCTTGAAAGCTGATGGCTTAAAAGGAGCTGGGGTATATTTAGATTTTAGAAATAATGATGCACGTTTGGTTATTGACAATATCAAAAAAGCTCATGAAGACGGCGCATTATTAGCAAGTAAAGTAAAAGCTGTTGGTTTCTTATATAACGAGAATAATCAAATCATTGGGGTTAAAGCTCGTGATTTACTAACAGATGAAGTATTTGAAATTAAAGCTAAATTAGTTATTAATACTGCAGGACCATGGGTAGATAAAGTTCGTAACTTAAACTTTAAACGAGCAGTTGTTCCTCAAATGCGTCCAACTAAAGGGGTTCATTTAGTTGTTGATGCTAAGAAATTACCAGTTCCACAACCTACTTACTTTGATACAGGAAAACATGATGGTCGTATGGTATTTGCCATTCCTCGTGAAGATAAGACATATTTTGGAACCACAGATACGGATTATCAAGGTGAGTTCACAGAACCAAGAGTAACACAAGAAGATGTTGATTATTTATTAGAAGTTATTAATTATCGTTATCCAAATGCTAATATCACCTTAGCTGATATTGAGTCTAGCTGGGCTGGTTTACGTCCATTATTATCGGGTAATGCAGGTTCTGATTATAATGGTGGAGACAATGGTAAAATTTCTGATTTAAGCTTTAATAAAGTAATCGAAGTAGTAACGAATTATAAAGAAAACAAAGTGGATCGTCTAGATGTTGAAGAAGTACTAAATAATCTAGAAAGTAGTTTAGAAGAAAAAACAACAAGTCCTTCATCGGTTTCAAGAGGTAGTCATTTAGAACGTGAAGAAGATGGTTTAATCACATTGTCAGGTGGTAAAATTACTGACTATCGTAAAATGGCTGAGGGAGCAATGAACTTAATATTAGAGACGTTATCAACAGGTTATGATTTGAATTTTGAACAAGTTAATTCTAAAGAATATGCTTTATCAGGTGGCGAGTTTGATGCGTCTAAAGTTGAAGAAACTGTAGAAGCTAACGCTAAGGTAGGGATTGAGTCTGGATTAAGTAAAGAAGAGGCAACCTATATCGCTGATTATTATGGTATGAATTCATTAAAGATTTTTGCCATTGCAAAAGAAATCAAGCCGTTTGAAGGTCTTTCTTTAGCGGAATCAGCTAGATTAACGTATGCTTTAGAAGAGGAAATGGTCTTGACGCCTGCAGATTACTTGGTTCGTCGTACGAATCATGTCTTATTTAAACGTGATGGTTTAGATGCCATTACTGAGCCAGTAATCAATGCTATGGCTAACTACTTTAATTGGGATGAAACAGAAAAAGTGCAACAAATAGAAGAATTTGCTACAATTTTAGCAGAGTCTGATCTTAAACATTTGAAGGAAGAGGAGTAA
- a CDS encoding MIP/aquaporin family protein, which yields MQAVLGEFIGTMILILLGGGVCAACNLDKSKAQNGGWIVIAMGWAMAVTIAVFISGFMGPAHLNPAVTVAMAMTGAIEWSQVVPFIIAQLLGAIVGAILVWLAYLPHFDVTEDKDAILGTFATAPAIRNIPANIITEAIGTFVLVLALLAFGKNDLQFGNNVFAVGAVILAVGLSLGGPTGYAINPARDLGPRIAHAILPMKNKGGSDWGYAIVPIVGPIIGAIIAVLVFNLF from the coding sequence ATGCAAGCAGTATTGGGAGAATTTATAGGAACAATGATTTTAATTTTATTAGGTGGCGGTGTTTGTGCAGCGTGTAACCTAGATAAAAGTAAGGCTCAAAACGGTGGATGGATTGTTATTGCTATGGGTTGGGCTATGGCTGTGACAATTGCGGTATTTATTTCAGGATTTATGGGACCTGCTCACTTAAATCCGGCAGTAACAGTTGCAATGGCAATGACAGGAGCGATTGAGTGGAGTCAAGTTGTACCATTTATTATTGCTCAATTATTAGGAGCAATCGTAGGGGCTATCTTAGTATGGTTAGCTTATTTACCACATTTTGATGTAACAGAAGATAAAGATGCTATTTTAGGAACATTTGCTACAGCACCAGCTATTCGTAATATTCCTGCAAATATTATCACAGAAGCAATTGGAACATTTGTATTAGTTCTTGCATTATTAGCTTTTGGTAAAAATGATTTACAATTTGGTAACAATGTATTCGCGGTAGGTGCAGTTATTTTAGCAGTCGGTTTATCATTAGGTGGACCAACTGGTTATGCTATTAACCCTGCTCGTGACTTAGGACCTAGAATTGCACATGCCATTTTACCAATGAAAAATAAAGGCGGATCTGATTGGGGTTATGCCATCGTGCCAATCGTTGGACCAATCATAGGAGCAATTATTGCGGTATTAGTATTCAACTTATTCTAA
- the coaC gene encoding phosphopantothenoylcysteine decarboxylase: protein MANILMGVSGSISAYKAADIVSSLSKQHHHINVMMTKSSTEFITPLTLQSLSKNYVYTNVMEEQHPEVISHIELAKQADVFIIAPATANIIGKLANGIADDIVTATALALPNNATPKFIAPAMNTNMYLHPAVQKNLQTLVSYGYQIIEPKESLLACGDYGKGALADVQDIVEAINQIIA, encoded by the coding sequence ATGGCTAATATTTTAATGGGAGTTTCTGGTAGCATATCTGCCTATAAAGCAGCAGATATTGTCAGCTCGTTATCGAAACAACATCATCACATAAATGTGATGATGACTAAAAGCAGCACAGAATTTATCACCCCACTAACATTACAATCATTATCAAAAAATTATGTTTATACGAATGTTATGGAAGAACAACACCCTGAAGTCATCAGTCATATTGAACTTGCAAAACAAGCCGATGTTTTTATCATTGCACCAGCAACAGCGAATATTATTGGAAAACTAGCTAACGGTATAGCCGATGATATAGTAACAGCCACCGCCTTGGCTTTACCTAATAACGCTACCCCAAAATTTATCGCACCAGCTATGAACACAAACATGTATCTACATCCAGCTGTACAAAAAAATCTTCAAACTTTAGTAAGCTATGGCTATCAAATAATAGAACCTAAAGAAAGCTTATTAGCTTGTGGTGATTACGGAAAAGGTGCATTAGCTGACGTGCAAGATATCGTTGAGGCTATCAATCAAATAATTGCTTAA
- the coaB gene encoding phosphopantothenate--cysteine ligase yields the protein MRILVTAGGTKEKIDDVRYIANHSTGRLGSIIADSFAQDENNHVTYIHGYGAILPQHKNIKVVPIFTSQELEIALKKELETYAYDIVIHSMAVSDYTMDNAFSQDDLLNSLSDALFNNSNEITKESFEQLSANVLSKLGKENEDKKLSSSNEHLILRLKKTPKIIKMIKEIQPNTTLVGFKLLVDVSEEHLLTIAHQLLEKNDCDYVLANDLTSIEGDQHTGYLVAPDKQLRVAHTKPEIAKLIKQTLSYND from the coding sequence ATGAGGATATTAGTCACAGCAGGTGGGACAAAAGAAAAAATTGATGACGTTCGCTACATCGCCAATCATTCAACAGGAAGATTAGGCTCAATCATCGCTGATAGTTTTGCGCAAGATGAAAACAATCATGTTACCTATATTCATGGATACGGCGCTATTTTACCGCAACATAAAAACATTAAAGTTGTTCCAATTTTTACAAGTCAAGAATTAGAAATAGCATTAAAAAAAGAATTAGAAACTTACGCTTATGATATCGTCATTCATAGTATGGCGGTAAGTGACTATACAATGGACAATGCTTTTAGCCAAGATGACTTACTAAACAGTCTGTCTGACGCTCTTTTTAATAACTCTAACGAAATTACAAAGGAATCTTTTGAACAACTATCAGCTAACGTATTATCTAAATTAGGCAAAGAAAATGAGGATAAAAAACTTTCGTCTTCCAATGAACATTTAATTCTTCGTCTGAAGAAAACACCAAAAATTATTAAAATGATTAAAGAAATCCAACCTAATACAACATTGGTCGGATTTAAACTTCTTGTTGATGTGAGTGAGGAACATTTATTAACCATTGCCCATCAACTACTAGAGAAAAATGATTGTGATTACGTTCTAGCAAACGATTTAACTTCAATCGAAGGAGATCAGCATACAGGGTATTTAGTTGCACCAGATAAACAACTGCGTGTTGCTCATACGAAGCCTGAGATTGCTAAATTAATTAAACAAACTCTATCATATAATGACTAG
- a CDS encoding ECF transporter S component, whose amino-acid sequence MHIKHSKTKDLVLLSIFTAIIFVLSFTPIGYIQLGLIKATIIHVPVIIASILLGPKKGAILGAVFGLTSFISNTTAPVVSSFVFTPFANLPGETHGSVLSLITCFLPRILVGVIPYYIYQFSSRFVKEQKMVNYAISGIAGSLTNTLLVLGSILLLFKDAYAKINEVNTTDLYKIIGGIIFTNGILEAVVAGIIVSLVCRSLMSNKKIEKMIKDLN is encoded by the coding sequence ATTCACATTAAACATTCAAAAACTAAAGATCTAGTACTACTGTCTATTTTTACAGCGATTATATTTGTCCTAAGTTTTACGCCTATTGGCTATATTCAGCTAGGTCTTATTAAAGCGACAATTATTCATGTACCGGTCATTATCGCTTCAATTCTTTTAGGACCAAAAAAAGGTGCTATTTTAGGTGCTGTATTCGGATTAACAAGTTTCATTAGTAATACGACGGCTCCTGTTGTTAGTTCATTCGTCTTCACGCCTTTTGCTAATTTACCAGGTGAAACTCACGGTTCCGTTCTATCGCTGATTACCTGTTTTCTACCAAGAATTTTAGTTGGCGTTATACCATATTATATCTATCAATTTTCATCACGATTTGTTAAAGAGCAAAAGATGGTAAATTATGCTATCAGTGGTATTGCAGGTTCCTTAACGAACACTCTACTCGTACTAGGAAGCATTTTATTACTATTTAAAGATGCCTATGCCAAAATTAATGAAGTAAACACAACAGACTTATACAAAATTATCGGTGGGATTATTTTTACAAACGGCATACTCGAAGCTGTCGTAGCAGGTATCATTGTCAGCCTGGTTTGTCGCTCGTTAATGAGTAACAAAAAAATCGAAAAAATGATTAAGGACCTAAACTAA
- a CDS encoding TetR/AcrR family transcriptional regulator: MNENKNETMKREKRAMILDTARGIFGQKGYANVTMADIVSACGISRGGLYLYFPSIEELFQEVVIDQSKQKFAIINQRVANQEPFEEIFTQYLDLQKTRLLNIDDSILVATYEYYNSHQETEQIAFQKSYVDYLTETIRELLMLGKAQGIILNDNIPQLADMFIMLLEGISIFKTFNQIDEEQINQQLSLLKQQLIYAY, from the coding sequence TTGAACGAAAATAAAAACGAAACCATGAAAAGGGAAAAACGTGCCATGATCCTTGATACAGCAAGAGGTATTTTTGGCCAAAAAGGTTACGCTAATGTGACCATGGCTGATATTGTATCGGCTTGTGGCATTAGCCGAGGTGGCTTGTACTTATACTTCCCTTCTATTGAGGAATTATTTCAAGAAGTCGTGATTGATCAATCTAAGCAAAAATTCGCCATTATTAATCAACGAGTTGCAAATCAAGAACCTTTCGAAGAAATCTTCACACAATATTTAGACTTACAAAAAACACGGTTACTAAATATTGATGATTCTATTTTGGTGGCTACTTATGAATACTACAACTCCCATCAAGAAACAGAACAAATTGCCTTTCAAAAAAGTTATGTTGACTACCTAACTGAAACCATACGAGAGCTCTTGATGCTAGGAAAAGCACAAGGAATTATTCTGAATGATAATATCCCACAGTTAGCCGATATGTTTATTATGTTATTAGAAGGCATTAGCATCTTCAAAACGTTTAATCAAATTGATGAAGAGCAAATCAATCAACAATTATCATTACTCAAACAGCAACTTATTTATGCATATTAA